Proteins encoded by one window of Arachis hypogaea cultivar Tifrunner chromosome 1, arahy.Tifrunner.gnm2.J5K5, whole genome shotgun sequence:
- the LOC112697902 gene encoding uncharacterized acetyltransferase At3g50280-like — MRVFHFTKEKIAQLKAKANAEAKTHKISSLQAVLTHLWLSVTTTRDCGAIGGKALSTGSSPRFNVYGNDLGWGKPVAVRAGSYMIHGREGRR; from the exons ATGAGAGTCTTCCATTTCACAAAAGAGAAAATAGCGCAACTTAAAGCAAAGGCTAATGCAGAGGCCAAAACACATAAAATATCATCACTGCAAGCGGTTTTAACTCACCTTTGGCTCTCTGTGACCACAACAAGAG ATTG CGGCGCCATTGGTGGCAAGGCCTTGTCCACTGGAAGCTCACCAAGGTTCAATGTTTATGGCAATGACTTAGGTTGGGGAAAGCCTGTGGCGGTTAGGGCTGGATCGTATATGATTCATGGCAGGGAAGGACGAAGGTAG
- the LOC112799177 gene encoding filament-like plant protein 7 → MDHKPWPWRKKSSEKITVTTDNTNLASKENQEVQALLADKEELEKDLKRLNDKLTSAISDCNAKGELLKKQTKIAQEATAGYEKAKAEVLSMKHDFDEALQQRLIYEERVVHLDGALKECMQQLRFVREEQGRRVHDAVMKASKEFEKERMVLEEQLSEVGKWLAKAETENSHLNKSILAKENLIEDLKRQLNQAEANHNALMIKLDSIEKENASFKYEVRVLEKELEIRNEEREFNRRTADVSHRQHLENVKKIAKLESECQRLRLLVRKRLPGPAALAKMKNEVEVLGRDSFETRRTRLNSTSSLMVESSIDSSPETPGRRISTLTEQLSAVEEENKTLKESLNRKMSELQFSRVMLSRTASKLLQLESQIGDSPRSHLNLEKPRSNLALHEFSLASMSDNGSDDKASCAESWASALISELENFKSNKQKESQSCRSVGASDINLMDDFLEMEKLAIVSVEKAPEMSHASSKGVNEINGFSDTGMDDSTFDASGKEIVRVPARISNVSVSNQETSSIDILKGNVPGWLHEIVKLVLEQSCITHKTLDDIFEDVRVALRHLNNPDLLVFDPTKGSGLIDPSSDVNDADISSIKIVKEQSEADLSKSIGKIVELIEGISVPAVDYDGLDPLCGRDGNNLSHKVLGMPTGYMVRVFQWKTSELANVLQHFLHVCYDLLNGKADHGKFAEELTTALDWIMNHCFSIQDVSSMRDAIKKQFDWDETRSESEAEASLFTGADKLPQVTTAGGDDLHTGEMYYAEKEELKNIKDKLVSAESQRGALEGRLKSATDRIESLISQLQESEKTITSLTSDLQSLKESNAVLEGQIKKLKLANSDLDVQHKEAELKEAYHKVFTLEVELENKTHCCEDLETRCLELQLHLESMSKNCSNNAIDHKDKPLRTDWEITAASEKLAECQETILNLGKQLKAIAAPKDAALFDNAIANAVTNTAPANTSHVGPSPALEKDMRVKNRSLLDQMLAEDDSKAKVSKESDGKTTHSNIPGNIETLEKILVLNGTKGNDDEDAVNSLAIVPAKKQGSGSLWKKLWRKKKSANKKAPLPSSNI, encoded by the exons ATGGATCACAAACCATGGCCTTGGAGGAAAAAATCCTCAGAAAAGATAACCGTAACGACAGACAATACCAATCTCGCTTCGAAAGAAAACCAAGAG GTACAGGCTCTTCTAGCTGATAAAGAAGAATTGGAGAAAGACTTGAAAAGACTAAATGATAAGCTTACTTCGGCAATCTCTGACTGTAATGCTAAAGGTGAGCTGTTGAAAAAGCAAACAAAAATTGCTCAGGAAGCAACAGCAG GTTATGAGAAGGCAAAAGCTGAGGTGTTGTCTATGAAGCATGATTTTGATGAAGCTTTGCAGCAGAGATTAATTTATGAAGAAAGAGTAGTCCATTTGGATGGAGCTCTCAAGGAATGTATGCAACAGTTACGTTTTGTTCGAGAAGAACAAGGGCGAAGGGTTCATGATGCTGTGATGAAGGCttcaaaagaatttgaaaaagagcGCATGGTTCTGGAGGAGCAGTTATCTGAGGTAGGTAAATGGCTAGCAAAAGCGGAGACTGAAAATTCTCATCTTAATAAGTCCATTCTTGCAAAAGAAAATCTGATTGAAGATCTGAAAAGACAATTGAATCAAGCTGAGGCAAATCATAATGCACTGATGATTAAATTAGActctattgaaaaagaaaatgcctcTTTCAAGTATGAGGTTCGAGTCCTTGAAAAGGAACTTGAGATCCGAAATGAAGAGAGAGAGTTTAATCGCCGGACGGCTGATGTTTCTCACAGACAGCACTTagagaatgttaaaaaaattgcCAAATTAGAATCAGAATGTCAGAGGCTGCGGCTTCTGGTTCGGAAACGATTACCAGGTCCTGCTGCCCTggcaaaaatgaaaaatgaagttGAAGTTTTGGGACGGGATTCATTTGAAACGAGAAGGACGAGGTTGAACTCAACCAGCAGTTTGATGGTTGAATCTTCTATTGACAGTTCTCCTGAGACTCCTGGTAGAAGAATCAGTACATTGACAGAGCAGCTATCTGCTGTTGAAGAAGAGAACAAGACTCTGAAAGAATCCCTAAATAGGAAAATGAGTGAGCTACAATTCTCAAGAGTAATGCTTTCTCGCACAGCTTCAAAACTTTTGCAACTGGAGTCACAGATTGGAGATTCGCCTAGAAGCCACTTAAACTTAGAGAAGCCTCGAAGTAACCTAGCATTACATGAGTTCTCTTTGGCATCAATGTCTGACAATGGCAGCGATGACAAGGCTAGCTGTGCTGAATCTTGGGCTTCTGCCTTGATTTCAGAATTGGAAAACTTCAAAAGCAATAAGCAGAAGGAGTCACAGTCATGCAGAAGTGTTGGAGCTTCAGACATAAATCTTATGGATGACTTCCTTGAAATGGAAAAATTAGCAATAGTCTCTGTTGAAAAAGCCCCTGAAATGTCTCATGCTTCCTCAAAAGGAGTTAATGAAATTAATGGTTTTTCAGATACTGGGATGGATGATTCTACCTTTGATGCATCAGGTAAGGAGATCGTTCGAGTGCCTGCTCGCATTTCTAATGTGTCAGTGTCTAATCAGGAAACCTcttccattgatattttgaaaggtAATGTTCCTGGATGGCTTCATGAAATAGTAAAATTGGTCTTGGAGCAGAGTTGCATCACTCATAAAACCCTTGATGATATATttgaggatgttagagtagctttgaGGCATCTGAATAATCCAGATCTACTTGTCTTTGATCCAACCAAAGGATCTGGTCTTATTGATCCATCTAGTGATGTAAATGATGCTGATATCTCATCAATAAAGATAGTGAAAGAACAGTCTGAGGCAGATCTGAGTAAATCGATAGGCAAGATAGTTGAGCTCATTGAAGGAATCAGTGTGCCTGCTGTGGATTATGATGGTTTGGATCCCTTGTGCGGAAGAGATGGGAATAATCTTTCACATAAGGTTCTAGGAATGCCAACAGGATACATGGTCCGTGTTTTCCAGTGGAAAACTTCAGAACTAGCTAACGTTTTGCAACATTTTCTCCATGTATGTTATGATTTACTGAATGGCAAGGCGGATCATGGAAAATTTGCTGAGGAATTAACAACTGCTTTGGATTGGATTATGAATCACTGCTTTTCGATCCAGGATGTTTCTAGTATGAGGGATGCCatcaagaaacaatttgattggGACGAGACCCGAAGTGAAAGTGAAGCAGAGGCAAGTCTTTTTACAGGGGCAGATAAGTTGCCTCAAGTAACTACTGCTGGTGGTGATGATCTACATACTGGAGAGATGTATTATGCCgagaaagaagaattaaaaaatattaaagataaattgGTCAGTGCTGAATCTCAAAGGGGAGCCTTGGAAGGGAGACTTAAATCAGCTACTGACAGGATTGAATCATTAATAAGTCAACTCCAAGAATCTGAGAAAACTATTACCAGCTTGACATCAGATTTACAAAGCTTAAAAGAATCAAATGCAGTACTTGAGGGTCAAATAAAAAAGCTCAAATTGGCAAATTCAGATCTCGATGTACAGCATAAAGAAGCTGAATTGAAAGAGGCTTATCACAAGGTTTTCACATTAGAAGTGGAACTGGAGAACAAAACTCACTGTTGTGAAGACTTAGAGACCAGATGTCTTGAATTGCAGCTCCATCTTGAAAG CATGTCAAAGAACTGCTCAAACAATGCTATTGACCATAAAGATAAGCCACTGCGAACT GATTGGGAGATAACAGCTGCTTCAGAGAAGCTGGCCGAGTGTCAAGAAACCATTCTTAACCTTGGAAAGCAGTTGAAGGCGATAGCTGCACCAAAGGATGCAGCTCTTTTTGACAATGCCATTGCTAATGCAGTTACCAACACGGCACCAGCCAATACCTCGCATGTGGGTCCAAGTCCTGCCCTCGAGAAAGATATGAGAGTGAAAAATCGATCCCTGCTCGATCAAATGCTGGCCGAAGATGATAGTAAGGCCAAGGTTTCGAAAGAAAGTGATGGCAAAACAACTCACTCCAACATTCCTGGCAATATAGAGACCCTGGAAAAGATTTTAGTTTTGAATGGAACTAAAGGCAATGACGATGAGGATGCTGTTAATTCTTTGGCCATTGTTCCTGCAAAGAAACAGGGCAGTGGAAGTTTGTGGAAGAAATTatggagaaaaaagaaaagtgcCAACAAGAAAGCACCACTTCCATCATCTAACATATGA